The Zhihengliuella sp. ISTPL4 genomic interval CTACCCCGGGCTGCACGCCGTCTGGGCACACCGCGTGTCCCACGCGCTGTGGCGACGGCGCCTTCGGCTCCTCGCTCGCGCGGGGTCGCAGGTCTCCCGCTGGTTGACGGGCATCGAGATCCACCCCGGAGCCCGGATCGGCCGCCGGTTCTTCATCGACCACGGCATGGGTGTCGTGATCGGCGAGACCGCGGAGATCGGTGACGACGTGCTGATGTACCACGGCGTGACCCTCGGCGGGCGGACCCGAGACGTCGGCAAGAGGCACCCGACCCTGCGGGACGGCGTCGCCGTGGGTGCGGGGGCGAAGATCCTCGGCCCCGTCACGGTCGGCGCCCGTTCGGTGGTGGGTGCCAACGCCGTGGTCACGAAGGACGCCCCCGCCGACAGCGTGCTCGTGGGTGTGCCCGCGAAGCCGCGCCAGCGGACCGCCGGTGAGGACACCAGGGCGCTGCTGACCGCCCCGGACTACTCCATCTGAGGATCGCGGCAGCGTCCTGCTGCCCTCACTGCGCCACGAAGAACGGGACGGCGCCGACGAGGATGCCGACCCCCAGCATGACGAGCGAGACGGTCGCTGCCCGCCATAGCACCTTGCGATGGTGGTCTCCGAGGTTGACCCCGGCGAGGGACACCAGGAGCAGGATCGCGGGGACGAGCGGACTCTGCAGGTGCACCGGCTGCCCGGTGATCGAGGCCCGAGCCATCTCCACCGGATCGATGCCGAAGTTGGCGGCGCTCTGCGCGAGTACGGGGAGGATGCCGAAGTAGAAGGCGTCGTTCGACATGAAGAACGTGAACGGGATGGACAGCACGCCCGTGATCGGGGCGAGGAACGGTCCGAGCGCGGGCGGCAGCACGTTCGTGATCCACGTCGCCATCGCGTCGACCATGCCGGTCCCGGAGAGGACACCCACGAGGACGCCGGCCGCGATGACCATCGACACGACGCCGACGATGCTGGGGGCGTGCGCGACGATCTCCGCCGCCTGCTCCTTGATGCCGCGGAAGTTCACGAGGAGGGCGATGCCGGCCCCGACCATGAACACGTAGGGCAGCGGGAGGATGTCCATGACCAGGAGCACCATCACCGCGACGGTCAGCAGCAGGTTGAACCAGATCAGGCGCGGGCGCAGGGTCGGACGTGCCGGATCCAGCATCGTGTCGGCCATCGCCGTGTCCGCGGGGTCCACGCTCGCCGCCGCGACCGGAGCGCGTCCGCCGGCGACGACGACGAGGTTGCCGGTCCGCAGCGAGGCGCGCGCCCCCGGCTTGAGCTCGGCACCGCGGAAGATGCGGGGCACCGCGGCCAGCACGCCGCCGTCGGCACCGGTGAGCCGGCCGTCCGCGTCGATCCGGCCCAGTCGGCGCCGCTCCCCCAGTCCGAGGAGCCAGGCGAAACCGAGCGTCACGATGATCCCCGCTCCCAGCGCCGGGAGCATCGGCACGAAGATCTCCGTCGGCTGCACGCCGAGCGCGGTCGCGGCACGCACGGTCGGTCCACCCCACGGGACGATGTTGAGGGTGCCGTTCATGAGCCCGGCGACACAGGTGAGGACGACGGGGCTCATCCCGAGGCGGAGGTAGATGGGCAGCATCGCAGAGGTCGTGATGATGAAGGTCGTCGAGCCGTCGCCGTCGAGGGACACCGCGCCCGCGAGGATCGCCGTTCCCAGAACGACCTTCGCCGGGTCATCGCCGAGCAGACGCGTGATCAGCCGGATGAGCGGATCGAAGAGCCCGACGTCGATCATGATGCCGAAGAACATGATCGCGAACATCAGCAGTGCCGCTGTCGGCGCCATGGTGCCGATCGAGTCGAGGATCATGTCGCCGAGCCCGAGCCCCGCCCCTGCGAACAGGCCGAAGACGGTCGGCACGAGGATCAACGCCACCATGGGCGTGAGGCGCTTGGTCATGATGAGCGTCATGAACACGAGGACCATCGTGAAGCCGAGGACGACGAGCACCCCTTCCGGTGGCACGAAAGCGACGTCGTAGGCCGGGGCATCCTCCGCGGCAGCAGCGATCAGTCCGGTCGGTGCGTGGGGCATGAGTGACTCCTTCGTCGTGGCTCCGTCATCGCTGACGGATCTCGTCGAGGCTAGGCAATCCGGGCACGCGAAGCGCGGTATGCCGCATTCCGTGCCGTTCTGCGCGTACCGTGACTTCTGCGCATATTGCGCGTCGGGAGGAGCACGTGACGATGTCCACGCAGAAGCGGGTCCGGTTCGCCACTCGTGCCCTGCTGCTCCATCTGGGCGCCGTCGTCCTCGTCGTGGCGCTCTGCACGGGCGTCTATCTCGCCGTCGCCGTCCAGCAGCTCCGCGCCGAAGCCGAATCGACCGCCCTCGGGATCGCCAGGACGCTGGCGGAGGATGCACAGGTGCGGACCACGGTCGCCACCATCTCTGCGTCGGACGACGGGCCGGACGCGGAAGCGCTGCGCGACGGAGAGCTGCAGCAGATCGCCACCGACGTCATGGCGCGCACCGGCGCGCTGTTCGTCGTCATCACCGACGATGCGGGCATCCGCCTCGCGCATCCGCTGCCCTCCCGGATCGGCGAGGTGGTGAGCACCCCGTTCGCCGAGGTGCTGGCGGGCCACGAGGTGGTCGACTGGCAGACCGGCACGCTCGGCGAGTCCGCCCGGGCGAAGGTGCCGGTGCGGGACGACTCCGGCACACCGGTCGGCGAGGTCAGCGTCGGGTTCGAGCGCACCGGCGTCTTCGACGACCTGCCGCCCCTGCTCGCCGCTCTCGGTCTCACCGCCGCCGGCGCGCTCGCCCTCGCGCTCCTGACCTTCCTCCTCCTGCGCCGCCGCTGGGAGCGGCTGACCCTCGGCGTGCAGCCCGAGGAGCTGGTCGCCCTCGTGCAGAATCAGACCGCGGTGCTGAACGGTGTCGGGGACGGCGTGCTCGCGGTCGACCAGGATGGCATCGTGCGGGTGAGCAACGCCGCGGCGGATCGGCTTCTCGGGCTCCACGATCCGGTCGGCCGCGGCGTGGACGAGCTCCCGCTCCCCTCCGTCGTACGAGACACCGCTTCCGGAGCCCGCGACCGGGCGGAGACGGTCGTCGGCGACCGGATGCTCTATCTCGAGTCGCGTCTGGTCCGACGCGACGGCCGGGCGCTCGGCGACGTGCTGATCGTGCGCGACCGCACCGACCTCATCGCCCTGACCGAGCGACTGGAGGCCGTCCGGACGATGACCTCCGCGCTGCGGGTCCAGCGCCACGAGTTCGCGAACCGCCTTCATGTGGCGGCAGGCCTCATCGACGCCGGTCGAGTCGACGACGCTAGGGCGTTCCTCGACGAGCTGGTGAGCCGTGGTCCGGTGGCGTTCCCCGTCGCCGGACTCGACCTCGTGGGCGACCCGTTCCTGCACGCCTTCCTCGGAGCCAAGGGCGTGGAGGCCGCCGAGCGGGACGTCGCCCTGCGGATCGCGGACGACACCCAGCTGATCGGTACCGTCCGTCGGGCGGAAGACGTGGCGAGCGTGCTCGGCAACCTCGTCGACAACGCCGTCGTCGCGGCCGTCGCGGGCGCCAGGGAGCCGCGATGGGTGGAGGTCTCCGCGCTGAGCGACGGCGACGCGCTCGTCGTCACCGTGGCCGACTCCGGCGGCGGTCTGCGCGATCCCGACCCGCAGGCGAGCGCCGACGACGGCGGGAGCGGGGACCGCGTGCACGGGCACGGAATCGGTCTGCCGCTCGCGACGGAGATCGCGCGCCGGAGCGGCGGCGACCTCTGGATCATCGACCCCGGCGGCGCAGACCACGGCGCCGTGTTCGCCGCCCGCCTCGGAGATGCCGTCGACGCCGCTCCGCACACTTCGAAGGAGGACAGATGACCGAACCACTGCGTGCACTCATCCTCGACGACGACTTCCGGGTCGCCGATCTGCACCGGACGATCGTGGACGACCACGCCGGGTACACCGTGACCGGCACCGCGCGGTCCTGCGCCGAGGCACGCGACCTCGTGCGTTCGACCCGGCCCGACCTGCTGCTCGCCGACGTCTATCTCCCCGACGGCGACGGCATCGGACTCGTCCGCGAGACGGGAGTCGACGCGATCCTCATCTCCGCCGCGGACGACGCTCCCACCGTGCGACGCGCGCTGCGCGCGGGCGCCGTCGGCTACCTGATGAAGCCGTTCGAGCGTCGTGCCCTCACCGGACTCCTCGACCGGTACGCCCGCTCCCGTAACCTGCTCGCGGGCGATCGTCCCCTCACGCAGGAGGATGTGGACCGCGCGCTGGCGATCCTGCACGGCGGCGGCGAGCCGGTCTCCCTGTCGCGCTCGGCCACCGAGCAGCGCGTGCTCGCGGCGCTCGGCGACGGCGAGGCCTCCGCCGCGGAGGTCGCCGAGCGCGTGGGGATCTCACGGGCCACGGCGCAACGACACCTCGCGACTCTCGCCGCCAGGACGATCGTCGAGGTACGGCTGCGATACGGGTCGACCGGGCGCCCCGAGCATCGGTACGCGGCGCGCACCTGACGACTTTCGTCCGGCGGGTCAGCCCTCGGAGCCGACCGCGGCGAGACGCGCTTCCTCGTCGGCGGCGATGGCGCTCTCGATGATGGCGTCGAGCGCACCGTCCATGACCTGGTCGAGGTTGTACGCCTTGAACCCGGTCCGGTGATCCGCGATCCGGTTCTCGGGGAAGTTGTAGGTACGGATGCGCTCCGAGCGGTCCATGCCGCGGATCTGCGACTTGCGCGCGTCGGAGGCGGCCGCGTCGAGCTCCTCCTGCTGCTTGGCGAGCAGCCGGGCGCGCAGCACGCGCATGGCAGCCTCGCGGTTCTGCAGCTGCGACTTCTCGTTCTGCATCGACACGACGATGCCGGTGGGCACGTGGGTGATCCGGACCGCAGAGTCGGTGGTGTTCACCGACTGTCCGCCGGGGCCCGATGAACGGAACACGTCGATCTTCAGATCGTTCTGGTCGATCTGGATCTCCTCGGGCTCGTCCACCTCGGGGAACACGAGCACGCCGGTCGTGGACGTGTGGATGCGCCCCTGCGACTCCGTCGCGGGGACCCGCTGCACGCGGTGCACGCCGCCCTCGTACTTCAGGTGCGCCCAGACGCCCTGCGCGGGGTCGGACGAGGAGCCCTTGATGGCGACCTGGACGTCCTTGTAACCGCCGAGGTCGGACTCGTTGCGCTCGAGCAGCTCGGTCTTCCACCCCTTGGACGCGGCGTACTGCACGTACATGCGCAGCAGGTCCGCGGCGAACAGCGCCGACTCGGCGCCGCCCTCCCCCGCCTTGATCTCCATGATCACGTCGCGGGCGTCGTCCGGATCGCGCGGGATCAGGAGTCGTCGCAGACGCTCCTGCGCGGCCTGCACGCCCTCTTCGAGCGCGGGGATCTCGGCGGCGAACGCCTCGTCCTCGCGGGCGAGCTCCCGGGCCGCCTCCAGATCGTCGACGGCAGCCGTCCACGCCTCGTGCGCCGCGACGATGCGCGAGAGCTCGGCGTACCGCCGGTTGACGCGCTTGGCGCGGGCCGCGTCGGCGTGCACCGCCGGGTCGGAGAGCTCCTCCTGGACCCGGCGATGCTCGTCGATCAGAGTCTGGACGGACTCGAACACGTCGCGACTCAGCGGATGTTGTTGTCGTGCCCGTGGGCGCCCGAGGGCAGCGTCGGGATCGACTTCTGCATCTGGACGAGGAACTCCACGTTGGAGTGGGTCTCCTTGAGCTTGCCGAGCACGACCTCGAGCGCCTGCTGCGGGTCGAGGCCGGCGAGGGCGCGGCGGAGCTTCCAGGTGATCTTGACCTCGTCGGCCGAGAGCAGCATCTCCTCGCGGCGGGTGCTGGACGCGTTCACGTCCACCGCCGGGAAGATGCGCTTGTCGGCGAGCTGACGGGACAGGCGCAGCTCGCTGTTGCCGGTGCCCTTGAACTCCTCGAAGATGACCTCGTCCATCTTGGAGCCGGTCTCGACGAGCGCGGTGGCGAGGATCGTGAGGGATCCGCCGTTCTCGATGTTGCGGGCGGCACCGAAGAAGCGCTTCGGCGGGTACAGCGCGGACGCGTCGACGCCACCGGTGAGGACTCGGCCGGACGCCGGAGCGGCCAGGTTGTACGCGCGACCCAGGCGGGTGATGGAGTCGAGCAGCACGACGACGTCGCGGCCCAGCTCGACGAGGCGCTTGGCGCGCTCGATCGCGAGCTCGGCGACCGTGGTGTGGTCCTCTGCGGGGCGGTCGAAGGTGGAGGCGATGACCTCGCCCTTCACGGTGCGCTCCATGTCGGTGACCTCTTCGGGGCGCTCGTCGACGAGCACGACCATGAGGTGCACCTCGGGGTTGTTCTGCGCGATCGCGTTGGCGATCTGCTGCAGGACGATCGTCTTGCCGGCCTTCGGCGGCGCGACGATGAGGCCACGCTGGCCCTTGCCGATCGGTGCGACGAGATCGATGATGCGCTGCGTCAGCTTCTCGGGGGCCGTCTCCAGGCGCAGACGCTCCTGCGGGTACAGCGGCGTGAGCTTGCCGAACTCCACGCGGGTGGCCGCGTCGTCGACCGAGAGGCCGTTGATGGAGTCGACCTTGACGAGGGCGTTGTACTTCTGGCGGCCCTGCTGCTCGCCTTCGCGCGGCTGCTTGATGGAGCCGACGACCGCGTCGCCCTTGCGGAGGTTGTACTTCTTGACCTGGCCGAGCGAGACGTAGACGTCGCTGGGACCGGCGAGGTAGCCGGTGGTGCGGACGAAAGCGTAGTTGTCGAGCACGTCGAGGATGCCGGCGATCGGGATGAGGACGTCGTCCTCGGTGATCTCCGTCTCGAACTCGTCGACCTGGGTGCCACCGCGGCGCTTGTTGCGCTGGCGGTTGCGTCCGTTGCCGTTGCCGGATTGGTCGTCGTCGGCCGGTGCGTTCTGCGTCTGCTCCTGACCGCCACCCTGGCCACGGCCACGGTTGCGGTTCCGGTTGCGGTTGCGGCCGCGGCCGCCCTGCTCCTCGGCGTTGTCGCCGTCGCTGGACGCGTCCTTCGCCGGGGCGTCCGCCTCGGCCTCGTTCTTCACCGCAGCACTGTCGTTCTTCGACTCGCTCTTCGCCGCGTCGTTCTTGGCGCGGCCGCCCTGGGCGGTGCCCGCCTCGGCGGTCTCCGCCGTGCTGTCGGCCGGCGCGGCCTCGGCCTTCTCTGCTGCTGCCGGGGCCTCGGCGTCGGCCTTCTTCGTGCGACGACCGCGTCCGGACTTGGGCGCCTCCGCGGGAACGTCGGCGGTGTCGGCAGCCGGCGCCGCCTCGGCGGTCGCCTGCTCGGCAGGAGCCTCGGCATCCGCCTTCTTCGCGCGGGTGCGGCGCGGAGTCTTCGCCTTCGGAGCAGCCTCCGCCGCTTCCGCGGTGTCCCCGGCAGCCGCAGGCGCCTCGGCGGAGCCGGACTCCTCCGCGGCCTTCGCCGCCTTGGCCGCCGCGGTGGCGGTGTTCGCCCGGCGCGGGGCGCGCTTCTTAGCCGGAGCGGTCTCGGTCGCCTGCTCGGCGACGGGGGCATCGGCGGTCGGAGCCGCCTGATCGTTCTGGGTCTCGGAGAGGTTCTCCACGAGTACTCCCTTATAGGTCATGGGAAATGAGCGTGAACGCGCACAACGGGTGCTGCGCACGATCGCACGGGCTGACGCTCGGCGTCAGCCAGCCTCGGCACTTGGGCCTCAGGGGTTCGCGTGCGGGTCTTGCAAGAGATGCAATGGGGCCAGATTCACGAATGTTACGTGGAGCCCTCCGCTCGATCCCCCACTGTACCACCACGGACGTCGACGGCGAGCAGGAGGGCCTCCCACGGGGTGTCGGTCACCTGATTGGCCACCTCCACGGCGTCCAGACGGCTGCCGGGACCGTCGGCGAGCACGAGCACGCTGGGCCCCGCGCCGGAGACGACCGCGGCGAATCCCGCCGCCCGCAGGGCCTGCACGAGACGCTGCGTCTCGGGCATCGCGCCGGCGCGGTAGTCCTGGTGCAGACGGTCGGCGGTCGCGTCCAGCAGCAGCTCCGGGCTCTGCATCAGGGCCGCGATGAGCAGCGCCGACCGGGACACGTTGAACACGGCGTCGGCCGTGGAGACGTGCGGGGGCTGCAGCGAACGGGCCTGCGAGGTCGACATGGTGTACGCGGGTACGAGGACCAGGGGCGAGACACCGCGGTGTACGAGGAGCTTCTTGTGCTGCGGTCCCCGCTCCCCCATCCACGCGATCGTGAGTCCGCCGAACAGCGCCGGCGCCACGTTGTCCGGGTGCCCTTCCAGCTCGGTCGCGAGGCGCAGCAGGTCGGTGTCGGAGAGATCGACGTCGCCGGCCAGCAGCCCCTTCGCCGCGAGGACCCCGGCCGCGACGGCCGCGCCGGAGGACCCCAGACCGCGGCCGTGGGGCACCGCGTTCTCAGCCACGATGCGGAGGCCGGGCATGGGCCTGCCGGCGTCCGCGAACACATAGGCGATCGTCCGGACGATGAGGTTCGATGCATCCCGCGGGATGTCCTCCGCACCGGAGCCGGAGACCTCGATCTCGAGCTGCCCCTCCGGCAGCGCCGTCACCTCGAGGCGGTCGTAGATGCTCAGCGCCAGGCCGAGCGTGTCGAAGCCGGGACCGAGGTTGGCGCTCGTCGCCGGGACCGTCACCTCGACCGTGCGACCCACGCGCGCGCCGTGCTCCTCCGGAGCGGGAGCCGTCACCGTCGTCACTCGCCTTCCACCCGGAGCACGGACACCACACGGGCGACGACATCGCTCTCGGCGAGCACGTCCACCGTGTCGCTGAGGGCCTGCTCGGTCGCGCGGTGCGTGCCGATGATGAGGCGGGCGGTGGGCTCGTCCTCCCCCTCGACGGTCTGGACGACGGTCGCGACGGACACACCGCCGTCGCTGAGGATGCCCGCGACGGTCGCCAGCACCCCGGGGGCGTCGGAGACCTCGAGGGTGATCTGGTACCGCGTGGTGACATGGCCGATGGGAACCACGGGCAGGTTCGCCCTGGTGGACTCGCCCACCCCGACGCCGCCCGCGATGTGTCGACGTGCGGCCGAGACGACATCGCCGAGAACGGCGGAGGCCGTCTGCACGCCGCCCGCGCCCGCCCCGTAGAACATGAGGGAGCCGGCAGCCTCGGCCTCGACGAAGACCGCGTTGTTGGCACCGTGCACGGAGGCGAGCGGATGGGAGACGGGGACGAGCGCCGGATAGACCCGGACCGAGATGGACTCCGCCCCGTTGGCCTCGATCCGCTCGCAGACGGCGAGCAGCTTGATGACGAACCCGGCGGCGCGGGCTTCCTCGATCATCGACGCGGTGATCGAGGTGATGCCCTCTCGGTGCACGGCGTCCAACGGCACGGCGGTGTGGAAGGCGAGGCTGGCGAGGATCGCGGCCTTCTGCGCGGCGTCGTAGCCCTCGACATCGGCCGTGGGGTCGGCCTCCGCGTACCCCAGGCGCTGGGCGTCCGCCAGCACGTCGGCGAAGTCGGCGCCCTCCGTGTCCATCCGGTCGAGGATGTAGTTCGTGGTGCCGTTCACGATGCCCATGATGCGCACCACCCGGTCACCGGCGAGCGAGTCGCGCAGCGGACGGATGATCGGGATGGCGCCGGCGGCGGCCGCCTCGTAGTACACCGATGCGCCGACGCGGTCTGCAGCCTCGAACAGCTCCGGTCCGTGGGTCGCCAGCAGCGCCTTGTTGGCCGTGACGACGTCGGCACCGGAGCCGATGGCCTGCAGGATGTTCGTGCGGGCGGGCTCGATGCCGCCGATGAGCTCGATCACGATGTCGGCGCCGAGGATGAGCGACTCGGCGTCGGTCGTGAAGAGCTCCTTCGGCAGCTCGACGTCGCGGGGGGCGTCGAGGTTGCGGACGGCGATACCGGCCAGCTCCAGGGCGGCGCCGGCGCGGTCCGCCAGCTCATCGCCATGGCGGAGCAGGAGGGCCGCGACCTGGGAGCCGACGGCTCCGGCGCCCAGCAGTGCCACGCGAAGTCGTCTGTAGTCAGTCATGGGTGCTCCTTCGGGGGTGGGTCATCGTGCTCCCTCGGGGGCGTGCGCCCCGTCGATGCCCGCGTCGCGGGCCAGCAGGTCGTGGACGGTCTCGCCGCGGACGATCACTCGCGAGCGGCCCTCGCGCACCGCCACGATCGGCGGACGCGGGACGTGGTTGTAGTTGCTCGCGAGCGAGGCGCAGTACGCGCCCGTCGAGGGCACGGCGAGCAGGTCGCCCGGCGTGACGTCGCCGGGCAGGTACTCGTGGTCGACGACGATGTCGCCGGACTCGCAGTGCTTGCCGACCACGCGGCTGAGCTGCGGGTCGCCCGTGCCCGTGCGCGAGGCCAGCCGGGCGGAGTAGTTGGCGCCGTAGAGGGCCGTCCTGGCGTTGTCGCTCATGCCGCCATCGACGCTGACGTAACGCCGGGTCGCCCCCGAGGCGACCGTGACGTCCTTCGTCGTCCCGACCTCGTAGAGGGTGACGCCCGCCGTGCCGACGATCGCGCGCCCGGGCTCGAACGACAGCGCCGGCACGGGGATGCCGCGTGCCGCGCAGCCCTCGGCCACCGCCGCCACGATGCCGTCGGCCAGCTCGTCGATCGGCGTGGGGTCGTCGACCCGGGTGTACGCAATGCCGAAGCCGCCGCCGAGGTTCAGCTGCGGCACCGGGCCGTCCTCGAGGAGGGCGGCGTGCAGTTCGAGCACGCGCGACGCGGACTCGCGGAAACCGGCCACGCCGAAGATCTGGGAGCCGATGTGGCAGTGCAGGCCGGCGAACTCCAGCCCGGGGATCTCGCGGATCCGTGCCACGGCGACCTCCGCCTCGGCGAGCGGGAAGCCGAACTTCTGGTCCTCGTGCGCCGTGGCGAGGAAGTCGTGGGTCTCGGCGTGGACGCCGCTGATGACCCGGACCATGACGCGCTGCACCGCGTCGGTGCGGGCCGTGATGGCGGCCAGACGCTCGATCTCGATCGCGCTGTCGACGACGATCGTGCCGATACCGAGCGTGACCGCGCGCTCCAGCTCCGCCACCGACTTGTTGTTGCCGTGGAAGCCGAGCGAGGCCGGGGCGGCACCCGCGGCCAGCGCCACCTCGAGCTCACCGCCGGTGCACACGTCGATGCGGAGCCCCTCGTCGACGACCCACCGGGCGACCGTCGTGCACAGGAAGGCCTTCCCCGCGTAGTACACCTGTGCGGTCGTGCCGTGTGCGGAGGCGGCGCGGTCGAACGCGTCGCGGAAGGCCCTGGCGCGGCCGCGCACCTCGTCCTCGTCGAGGACGAGGAGTGGCGTGCCGTAGGTCCGGACGAGCTCGGGCGCCGAGACCCCGGCGATGACGAGGGATCCGTCCTCGTCCCGCTGCGCCGACGCCGGCCAGACACCGGCCGCGAGGTCGTTCGGGTCGTCGGGGACGACGAGCCATTCCGGAGCGAGCGTGGCGGCAGAGTCGAGCACGGAACACCAATCGTGGGACGGATCTCGGGCGGGAGGCGCACATCGAGTTGCCCCGATTCTAGGGCACCCCCTGGACTCGCCTGGTCTCGGTGACACGCCGCGTCACCCCCCTGGGGAGCGGTACCGCGCGGCTCATAGGGTGGGGGCGTGGCAGACACCGACACGCGAGACTCCGAGAACCGTTCCGCAGCCCCGGCCCGACCGGGACTCGTCGCCCGAATCACGGGACCGATCATCGCCTGGGCCCTGGCCCGACGCCCGGTCAGGGCGGCACTGCTCTACTCCGAGCGCCGCGGTCCGATGCTCGCCGACAGCGTGACCTATCGCGCCCTGTTCAGTGTCTTCGCGGGCGTGCTCCTCGGCTTCTCCCTCGCCGCTCTCTGGCTCTCCGGCAACCCGGACGCGTGGCGGGCCATCATCGACGCGGTGCAGTCGGCGGTCCCCGGGCTCATCGGCGAGGACGGCGTGATCAGCACGAAGGACCTCCGGGCTCCGGCATCGTTCTCGATCGCCGGGATCGTCTCGCTCGTCGCGCTCGTGGGCGCCGCGCTGGGTGCCATCGGGTCCCTCCGCACCGCCATCCGCACCATCGCCGGGACGATCCAGTCCGACATCCTGTGGATCTGGGTGATCATCCGCAACCTGCTCCTCGGCGTCGGTATCGGACTCGCCTTCGTTCTCGCCGCCGGGGTCACGTTCATCGGCCAGCTCGGGGTGACCTGGATCGGAGACCTCCTCGGGGTACCGTCGGATTCGCCGCTGCTCGCATGGACGGTCCGGATCCTGTCGCTGCTGGTGGTCTTCATCCTGGACGCGGCCCTCATCGTCGGCGCGTTCCTGCTGCTCTCCGGTGTGCGCCCCGCAGCGCGCTCGCTGTGGGCCGGCGCCTTCCTCGGCGCCTTCGGCCTCATCGTGCTGCAGCAGCTCTCCGGGCTCTTCGTCGGCGGCGCGACGAGCAACCCGCTCCTCGCCTCCTTCGCGTCGCTCCTCGCGCTGCTCATCTGGCTGCAGCTGTCCACGCAGGTCATCCTCGTCGCCTGCGCCTACATCGTCACGGCCGAGGAGGAGCGCGGCGACCGCCTGCACGAACGGTTCGGCGCGCGGACGTTCATCCAGCGACGGCTGCAGCGCGCCGAGGTCGACGTGAAGATCGCGACGGCCGAGCTGCGCGACGCCCAGCGTGCGGCGGCCGAGGAGAACGGAACGGCTGAGGAAGCGTGACCGTCCGCAGCACGCCTCCGGACACCGCGGCACGTTCGGGCGCGTGGCTGTGACGGTCGAGAGCGCCGAGATGCATCACGAGACGACCGGTCCCGCGGGAATCCCTCCCCTCGTCCTCTTGCACGGGGGTGGCGTCGCCGGGTGGATGTGGGAGCCGCTGCGCGGACACCTCGATCCCGCGCGGCGGGTCATCGTCCCGGATCTCCCCGGCCACGGCCGCAGCGCGAGTATCGACTACGAGTCGCACGACGAGACGGTGGCGAGGCTCGTCCCCCTGCTGGAACAGGAGACCCGACCGGCCACCGTCGTCGGCTTCTCCCTCGGGGCGCAGCTCGCCGTCCTGCTCGCGGCGCGACGGCCCGACCTCGTCGCCGACGCCGTGGTCGTCAGTGCCCAAGCGGAACCGATCCGGGCCGTCGGGCCCACCCTGGCGCTGCTCTCCCTCACCGCCGGGCTGGCCAGGAACGAGCGCTTCGCCCGACTTCAGGCGCGCGAGTTGTTCATCCCCACCGCGCTGCTTCCCCGCTATCTGGAGACCTCCGCGTCGATCTCGCGCACCACCCTGCTGCGAGCGGTCGAGGAGAACCTGCGATTCACACCGCCGCCCGCCTGGCGCGCGCACCCCGGTACCGCGCTGGTGCTCGTCGGCGCAGAGGAGAAGCCGCTCATGCGCCGTTCCGCCGCGCTG includes:
- the prfA gene encoding peptide chain release factor 1, yielding MFESVQTLIDEHRRVQEELSDPAVHADAARAKRVNRRYAELSRIVAAHEAWTAAVDDLEAARELAREDEAFAAEIPALEEGVQAAQERLRRLLIPRDPDDARDVIMEIKAGEGGAESALFAADLLRMYVQYAASKGWKTELLERNESDLGGYKDVQVAIKGSSSDPAQGVWAHLKYEGGVHRVQRVPATESQGRIHTSTTGVLVFPEVDEPEEIQIDQNDLKIDVFRSSGPGGQSVNTTDSAVRITHVPTGIVVSMQNEKSQLQNREAAMRVLRARLLAKQQEELDAAASDARKSQIRGMDRSERIRTYNFPENRIADHRTGFKAYNLDQVMDGALDAIIESAIAADEEARLAAVGSEG
- a CDS encoding response regulator, which translates into the protein MTEPLRALILDDDFRVADLHRTIVDDHAGYTVTGTARSCAEARDLVRSTRPDLLLADVYLPDGDGIGLVRETGVDAILISAADDAPTVRRALRAGAVGYLMKPFERRALTGLLDRYARSRNLLAGDRPLTQEDVDRALAILHGGGEPVSLSRSATEQRVLAALGDGEASAAEVAERVGISRATAQRHLATLAARTIVEVRLRYGSTGRPEHRYAART
- a CDS encoding sensor histidine kinase is translated as MSTQKRVRFATRALLLHLGAVVLVVALCTGVYLAVAVQQLRAEAESTALGIARTLAEDAQVRTTVATISASDDGPDAEALRDGELQQIATDVMARTGALFVVITDDAGIRLAHPLPSRIGEVVSTPFAEVLAGHEVVDWQTGTLGESARAKVPVRDDSGTPVGEVSVGFERTGVFDDLPPLLAALGLTAAGALALALLTFLLLRRRWERLTLGVQPEELVALVQNQTAVLNGVGDGVLAVDQDGIVRVSNAAADRLLGLHDPVGRGVDELPLPSVVRDTASGARDRAETVVGDRMLYLESRLVRRDGRALGDVLIVRDRTDLIALTERLEAVRTMTSALRVQRHEFANRLHVAAGLIDAGRVDDARAFLDELVSRGPVAFPVAGLDLVGDPFLHAFLGAKGVEAAERDVALRIADDTQLIGTVRRAEDVASVLGNLVDNAVVAAVAGAREPRWVEVSALSDGDALVVTVADSGGGLRDPDPQASADDGGSGDRVHGHGIGLPLATEIARRSGGDLWIIDPGGADHGAVFAARLGDAVDAAPHTSKEDR
- a CDS encoding CitMHS family transporter codes for the protein MPHAPTGLIAAAAEDAPAYDVAFVPPEGVLVVLGFTMVLVFMTLIMTKRLTPMVALILVPTVFGLFAGAGLGLGDMILDSIGTMAPTAALLMFAIMFFGIMIDVGLFDPLIRLITRLLGDDPAKVVLGTAILAGAVSLDGDGSTTFIITTSAMLPIYLRLGMSPVVLTCVAGLMNGTLNIVPWGGPTVRAATALGVQPTEIFVPMLPALGAGIIVTLGFAWLLGLGERRRLGRIDADGRLTGADGGVLAAVPRIFRGAELKPGARASLRTGNLVVVAGGRAPVAAASVDPADTAMADTMLDPARPTLRPRLIWFNLLLTVAVMVLLVMDILPLPYVFMVGAGIALLVNFRGIKEQAAEIVAHAPSIVGVVSMVIAAGVLVGVLSGTGMVDAMATWITNVLPPALGPFLAPITGVLSIPFTFFMSNDAFYFGILPVLAQSAANFGIDPVEMARASITGQPVHLQSPLVPAILLLVSLAGVNLGDHHRKVLWRAATVSLVMLGVGILVGAVPFFVAQ
- the epsC gene encoding serine O-acetyltransferase EpsC, with product MGMIGRMREDIAAARLRDPAARTAVEVALLYPGLHAVWAHRVSHALWRRRLRLLARAGSQVSRWLTGIEIHPGARIGRRFFIDHGMGVVIGETAEIGDDVLMYHGVTLGGRTRDVGKRHPTLRDGVAVGAGAKILGPVTVGARSVVGANAVVTKDAPADSVLVGVPAKPRQRTAGEDTRALLTAPDYSI
- the rho gene encoding transcription termination factor Rho, which produces MTYKGVLVENLSETQNDQAAPTADAPVAEQATETAPAKKRAPRRANTATAAAKAAKAAEESGSAEAPAAAGDTAEAAEAAPKAKTPRRTRAKKADAEAPAEQATAEAAPAADTADVPAEAPKSGRGRRTKKADAEAPAAAEKAEAAPADSTAETAEAGTAQGGRAKNDAAKSESKNDSAAVKNEAEADAPAKDASSDGDNAEEQGGRGRNRNRNRNRGRGQGGGQEQTQNAPADDDQSGNGNGRNRQRNKRRGGTQVDEFETEITEDDVLIPIAGILDVLDNYAFVRTTGYLAGPSDVYVSLGQVKKYNLRKGDAVVGSIKQPREGEQQGRQKYNALVKVDSINGLSVDDAATRVEFGKLTPLYPQERLRLETAPEKLTQRIIDLVAPIGKGQRGLIVAPPKAGKTIVLQQIANAIAQNNPEVHLMVVLVDERPEEVTDMERTVKGEVIASTFDRPAEDHTTVAELAIERAKRLVELGRDVVVLLDSITRLGRAYNLAAPASGRVLTGGVDASALYPPKRFFGAARNIENGGSLTILATALVETGSKMDEVIFEEFKGTGNSELRLSRQLADKRIFPAVDVNASSTRREEMLLSADEVKITWKLRRALAGLDPQQALEVVLGKLKETHSNVEFLVQMQKSIPTLPSGAHGHDNNIR